Genomic window (Oncorhynchus mykiss isolate Arlee chromosome 28, USDA_OmykA_1.1, whole genome shotgun sequence):
tggactttttccacatgttatgttacagccttattctaaaatggatgaacattctccccccccccaaacaatttTGGATTATAATTAAAAGCCATGTAGTCATATTTGTTATATCTTCAACAAATCACAAGTCAGAGACATCAGCTTCAATCAAAAAATGATATGAAATAACTTCTCTCTACAGATTACATTCAAATGTGTATTTGCAAAATTAAAGGCTGCATCATACTTCCCATTCTTTTAATTTTAAACTAAGTCATGTGTCTTTAGATACTTTTTCCTGTGTAGATGTCAGGGAAGTTTAAGTATGGTGTTTTCCTGACAAAAACAGCATTATGAACAAAGATAAGGAGAGACAGTTGCTGCATTACTATAGTATTTGGCATAATGGTTCAAGATAAAAGTATAAAACAAACATGCAAATTTAAGCCTACCTTTACAACTACTTACAAACCAAAATACACAAAGGAACAATCTGTTTGTATTTACTACAAAGTGAAAAGATGTATCATGAAAACAGATTGTCTGAGAAAGACCTCACACTAAGCTCAGCCCTGGCCTATGTATTCTTCAAAGAGACATGCAACAGTTCCATGTCCATAGTGTTTTGGCCAAAGAAATACAGTGTAAAGACCTAGGGCCAGTTTTCCAGACCCAGATTAAAGCCTAGTCCAGCATGCTCAATACAAAATCTCCATTCCAATAACTTTTTGGTTTAGGACTAGGCATAATCGGTGCCTGGAAAAACATTATGGCTATTAATAACATCAGTGTCCACTAAAGCTTTACTCAGATGATCATTCTGGACAATCCAAACCTACGCAGGATGGTTGACTGCCTCATTTCAGATCTTTCCACCCTCCCCATCTTCCGTCATAATGGTTATTTACAATCATAGTATCGTTCAAAAACAACCAATGCTGAATGATAGGTTATAAATGAGGAATGGACATTTAGTAGTTTCCGTTAGAGGTAGATAAGCTTTGTAATGCGGCTTACACAACCAGCCGATAAAGGCTGCTAGGTGCTAATGCTTAGGAACAGCTCTCTTTGTCGGAAAGTGAGCTACTTCGCTGTCACTCCCAAGTGATCAACgctgtgttcctcaaggttcctgAGGATTCTGAAGCTCTTGGAGCAGAAGGAGCAGGTGAAAGGTCTCTCACCTGTGTGAAAGCGCAGGTGAGCCTTCAGATTGTCCCTAAGCCGGAAGCTTTTCCCACACTGGAGGCAGCTGTGAGGCTTGTCCCCCGTGTGGAACCTCTCATGCCTGCGGAGGCTTTTCCGCAGGGCGAACATCTTTGAGCACTGGTAGCATGAATAGGGCTTCTCCCCGTTGTGGAAGCGCTCGTGCCTCCTCAAGATCTTCCTGCGTTTGAAACTCTTCCCGCAGATCTTGCAACCGTAGGAGTGGCTCGGGGAGAGGACGCTTTGAAGCCGCCAGACATCGTTCCCACACTGAGTGAAGCAGCAAAGGCGCCGGCCTGTGTGGAGGCCCTGGTGGGTCTTGAGGTCCTTGGGCATGGGGAACCTCTTGCTGTTGTGACAGTAGCTCCCATTAGCCTTCTTCCCTCCAGGCACCAAAAGCAGGTTCACCAGCAGCACTGAGCAGGCCCTCGTCAATTTGTGCTCCAGGGAGGTCTGGTCCAGCTTGAAGTCCACCTTTTTATTCTTCACCGCAGAGGGAGGGTCCAATGCACCCATAGATGTCAACTTTCTCTTAGCCTGTTCAGGAGCCAAAGCACCATCTGAGGTGGACGGGCTATAGGCTGTCTCCTTTGCGGTGCTGACACTGGCCTGCTGGGGCTCCACCTGGATAGGCTTTTCTTTACAATTTGCCTGTGGTGTTGAATACTGCTCTTCTGCCTTTGGGACCATTGGACAGAAGACTTTAGTCACCCATTCTGTGTTCATTCCATTCTCTGATTCTGTCTTGAGGGGCTGGAGTTTCTGCTTAGTTGGGGAGCTTTGAACAGTACCAGAGAGGTGGTTTGGATACTTAGGGGCTAGAGGACAGAAAATTAAATAGTTGTTAGATGGTAACCTCAACCCTTTATATACAAAGTCTTTCTAACAAACATATTTATGTATCTATAGCTTCACcgccacctacagtgccttgcgaaagtattcggcccccttgaactttgcgaccttttgccacatttcaggcttcaaacaaagatataaaactgtatttttttgtgaagaatcaacaagtgggacacaatcatgaagtggaacgacatttattggatatttcaaacttttttaacaaatcaaaaactgaaaaattgggcgtgcaaaattattcatcccccttaagttaatactttgtagcgccaccttttgctgcgattacagctgtaagtcgcttggggtatgtctctatcagttttgcacatcgagagactgacattttttcccattcctccttgcaaaacagctcgagctcagtgaggttggatggagagcatttgtgaacagcagttttcagttctttccacagattctcgattggattcaggtctggactttgacttggccattctaacacctggatatgtttatttgaaccattccattgtagattttgctttatgttttggatcattgtcttgttggaagacaaatcttcgtcccagtctcaggtcttttgcagactccatcaggttttcttccagaatggtcctgtatttggctccatccatcttccctgtccctgctgaagaaaagcaggcccaaaccatgatgctgccaccaccatgtttgac
Coding sequences:
- the LOC110508491 gene encoding zinc finger protein 773 yields the protein MERQRHAPSFSYHVVDINTVHFRDKLFGFNIFLTVRSLTAVSMSVSVDVNFQTQIVSVLDSLTKVAVVEITKLFECQFLAKGTTVLIEGQTEQNEILQTVDSVKKSGKKCLRSIGVQVDEELTAPKQCSFSKVSSEEGPAHHITLLEANQPADLKCYVLEHKDVEMVKGSSLEPESPTTTETEGEQVIYSTPKYPNHLSGTVQSSPTKQKLQPLKTESENGMNTEWVTKVFCPMVPKAEEQYSTPQANCKEKPIQVEPQQASVSTAKETAYSPSTSDGALAPEQAKRKLTSMGALDPPSAVKNKKVDFKLDQTSLEHKLTRACSVLLVNLLLVPGGKKANGSYCHNSKRFPMPKDLKTHQGLHTGRRLCCFTQCGNDVWRLQSVLSPSHSYGCKICGKSFKRRKILRRHERFHNGEKPYSCYQCSKMFALRKSLRRHERFHTGDKPHSCLQCGKSFRLRDNLKAHLRFHTGERPFTCSFCSKSFRILRNLEEHSVDHLGVTAK